AGCGCCGCCGGCGGGAACACGGCGCCGAACCCGGGGATGCCGGTGCTCTGGCCCGATTGGTCGATGCTGTCACCGGCCACCGCCACGGCGGCGATGGAGAACGGCATGGCGATGATCCCGGAGAAGAAGCCGACCATGACGGTGCTGAGCAGGGTGATGCCGAAGATCCGCCACCAGGAGCCGCGGACCAGCCGGCGGGAGCGGGAGAGCGAGGTGCGGATGCCCTGCTTCTCCAGCATCAGCGCGGGGGCCGACAGGCTCAGCTGGATCCAGACCCAGCCGGCCACCACGAATCCGAGGAAGGCGACCACGCCGAGCAGCAGGGCGATTCCGGGGTCGGGATCGGCGGCGAGCAGGTAGCCGATCACCGGCGCGGCCCCGAGCAGGATGATGCCCAGCACGATCAGTGCGTTCAGCAGCGTCAGGCCGAGCAGCTGCAACAGCCGGGGGCGCGCGTCCTTCCACACCTCGCCGAGGGTGACGGACCGGCCCAGGATCGCCCGGCTGACCAGCATGGTGAGCAGGGCGGTGGCGAGGACGCCCACCAGGACGCCGACCGGCAGCTCGGCGACGGCGGCCACCGCCGTCACCACGTCGCTGGGGTGGTCGTAGGACCACCACTGGACGGCCGTGCTGACCACCTGCTGCACCACGGCCAGGCCGAGCGAGATGCCGAGAGCGGTACGCCAGTGCCGGCGGACCGTGGAGACCGCGCCGTCGAGGATCTCGCCGACGCCGAGCGGGCGCAGCGGGATGATCCCGGGCTTGGGGCTCAGCGGGGCGGCGCCCCAGGGCTGGGGGCCCCACGGCTGGGGGCCGCCGTACGGGGCGCCGGGCCCCGCGCCCCACTGCTGCTGGCCGCCGTGGTGCGGTCCGCCGTACTGTGGGCCGCCCGGCTGCGGTCCGCCGTAGCCGCCGCCCCAGGCGGGTGGTGCGGACGGTGTGGTGTCATGCGGTGACGACTGCCCGGGCACGGTGGCGGGTGCGTCGGCCGGCGGCCGGGCGTCCTCGCGGGGTGGCTCGGACGAGCTGGGCGGGGCCCAGCCCGGGGTGTCGGTCATCACTGCTCCTGGGAGGGGGCGTCATGGTCACAGGCCGGATCGGCGACCTGTGCCGCCCATCGTGCCATGGTGGGTGCGGACGCCCCAGGGGTATCCGGTTGCTGATCGACAACGGCCTTTCCGGGACGGACGGGCCGGCGCCATTCGCCCGTTTTGGGCTGATTTTGCTGAAGGGTTGCGCGAGGAATGACACGGCTGTGCGGCAGGTCACAAACGGGTAATGAGAAGATGGAAGCATGAAGGGACGCGTCCTCGTCGTTGATGACGACTCCGCACTGGCCGAGATGCTCGGCATTGTGTTGCGTGGTGAGGGTTTTGAGCCGTTTTTCGTCGCAGATGGGGACAAGGCGCTAGCCGCGTTCCGGGAGACCAAGCCTGATCTCGTGCTGTTGGACCTGATGCTGCCCGGCCGCGACGGCATCGACGTCGCCCGGCAGATCAGGGCCGAGTCCGGGGTCCCGATCGTGATGCTCACCGCGAAGACCGACACGGTCGACATCGTGGTGGGCCTGGAGTCCGGTGCCGACGACTACGTCGTCAAGCCGTTCAAGCCCAAGGAGCTGGTGGCGCGGGTGCGCGCCCGCCTGCGCCGGGCCGAGGAGCCCACGCCCGAGCAGCTCACCATCGGCGATCTGGTGATCGACGTGGCGGGTCACTCGGTCAAGCGGGACGGCCGGGGCATCCCGCTGACCCCGCTGGAGTTCGACCTGCTGGTCGCGCTGGCCCGCAAGCCCTGGCAGGTGTTCACCCGCGAGGTGCTGCTGGAGCAGGTCTGGGGCTACCGGCACGCGGCCGACACCCGGCTGGTGAACGTCCATGTCCAGCGGCTCCGCTCGAAGATCGAGAAGGACCCGGAGCGCCCCGAGATCGTGGTGACCGTCCGGGGTGTCGGCTACAAGGCGGGACCCAGCTGACGTGACGTACCAGGCTGACAACTCCCCGTCGGGCGAGAGCCCCGACGGGGAGGCCGCCGTGCAGGGGGACGTACTGAGCTCGACGACCCGGGGCGGTCCGCCCAGGCGTGGTCCGGCGGCGCTCCTCGCTCCGGTGACGCGTCAGCTGCGCCGGCCGTGGCTGCGGGTGTCCGCGCTCTACCGGCGTTCGATCCAGTTGCGGGTGGTCGCGGCGACGCTGCTGCTCTCCGTGACCGTGGTCCTGGTGCTGGGCGTGGTGGTGGTGGCGCAGGTCAGGGCCGGGCTGCTGGACACCAAGAAGCTGTCGGCCCGCAGTCAGGCCGGCGGCGGTTTCCAGAGCGAGCAGAAGAAGATCTACGACGCGGCCGACCTGAAGTTCAAGGCCGGCAACATCGGGGATCCCACCACCGACGAGATCGGCACCTGGCTGCTCAAGCAGGTCTCCGACCTGGCCAGCAGTGGCCAGGGCCTGTACTCGGTGATCGCGATGGTGCCCTCGACCGGTCAGGAGGAGTCCGCCAAGAGCTCCGACCTGCTCGGGCCGCGCTACTCGGGCGACATCCTGCCGAGCAGCATCCCGCAGTCGCTGCGCGACGAGGTCTCCTCCGA
The sequence above is drawn from the Kitasatospora sp. NBC_00315 genome and encodes:
- the mtrA gene encoding MtrAB system response regulator MtrA gives rise to the protein MKGRVLVVDDDSALAEMLGIVLRGEGFEPFFVADGDKALAAFRETKPDLVLLDLMLPGRDGIDVARQIRAESGVPIVMLTAKTDTVDIVVGLESGADDYVVKPFKPKELVARVRARLRRAEEPTPEQLTIGDLVIDVAGHSVKRDGRGIPLTPLEFDLLVALARKPWQVFTREVLLEQVWGYRHAADTRLVNVHVQRLRSKIEKDPERPEIVVTVRGVGYKAGPS